Genomic segment of Citrus sinensis cultivar Valencia sweet orange chromosome 7, DVS_A1.0, whole genome shotgun sequence:
aattgaataaggataatttaagttttaataatatatatgaggaCATACATGGAAAGGTATTGAGTATGAAACTGGTTTACTTTCTCAATATTACATAAACCACGTTTTTGTAGCAATTAGCTTAATTGATTCACCGgatattactaaaaaaaactaaagtttgtgttttagagagagagatattTGAATAGAGCAAGGGGCACAAAACTGTTACTAATCATCctagaaattagaaaaatggtGAGTTAAGTGTGAGCTGTATGTCTTGTTGGATAATGCAAATAAAGAAGCACAGTTTTGTGCTTTTTTGCTCTTTTATTCTTTGTGTAAACAGTAGGGCAAGGCAAGGAATCAAATACCACTTGTTGGTACCGATTATGATCTTGTTTTTTCCGattaagataataattttgaaattgtttatgCCAATAATTTGTTGCACTTAAAACACTCATCAATTTGTTAGACATGGGGTCCAGTCAAAACGCAGAAGTTATGACACTTCACATTACTTGATCtttcatcattatttattttgcttaagAATGGGACTACCAACGCCCCAATAATTTCCTTTTGAACCTAAATATTCTTTCTaatccttcattttcttcacaCCAACTCTGtagttattattttcttatacaaaattttggatttggaatgattaaatcatattataaaaacatatgtatatttaaattaattagagttAAAAGTAGATTCAAATAACTAATCCGTTGATAtgcaaaaaattatcaaataaattattcttttaagtttatacagaaatttgataatagatgaaaaaagtcaaaatatattaatagaaTCACATTTGATTAGAATGCAAAGCATTTGCaaagtaacaaaaaataatgaaattttttgttctagTGATTATGTGGATGTAAAAAGTTAAAgagaaaaacttttaaaaagaaggaaaataaggatttaattagatttattttatttttaatataattgtgATAAGGGAGGGGTTTTTTAATAGTCCCCGAGTCATTGTGTAAACCAATCAAGTATTCACTAGACCCAATATATTTTGGttgaaatttcaaatcaaGGTCTAAACAAGgctcaaaaaagaaaataaacaactatgcttatgtaattataatataaaatttatatcccaaataataattgaatgtcATATCAATTGCAAGATACATAATATGAATTCAAACAATACAATTATAACACTCCAAATTTATTACTCACttaatcataatttataaattttaagtaaaacaTTTAAGTTAAAGCAGTGAGTTACCTCATGGAGCATAACATCATACCAcatttaagataaaaagagaaactaattaaaaattcatgttGTTTAACATGTATTATTTTAGAGGACCCATCTTTTAATTAGTAAACCATAATGAAATTTCCAAATGCGacatcaattaaaaatgattaattaaacgtttctaaaataatttgaaataagtAAAGCCATTTAAACATGAGTGTTAATTAcagtaaaattttgataaattattagtcttggaaatatgaaaattttgttaatttagcgaatattaattaatcactaaactaataaattattaattttatgaagaaattccttatttttggaaaatatggTCACTTTTATAGTGTTGATTTACCTTGATTtagtatttattatattttattggaaTAGCAGTTAGCTATTATATATTGAtggtaataaaattactatagAATTTTCATTATTCCAAATTAAAGATAACATCCGTCTCGCAAAAATGATAATAgtattgaataattattttttccaaaacaataatatcaaCTGGAATTTCACATTCCAAAAAGAGTTATAGATGAAATACAAGTCGAAAACAATCACAAGAAGAAGCAAGCAACACTATAAACATAAGTCACATAGACATATCACATGGACTTAGTttcaaatttaagaaattattaatttatataataagtgGAACCTATAggaaaatagaattttataaaaaaaattattatctcctaaatttatcaaattattaatttaccatgTTGGCCTCAAATCGGgactaacaaaaattattatttaataaaaaaatatgagttTATTGAGTATCAATATGTGGAGGTTCTATTGTATTTAATAGAGACGGCAAAAATGCTCCACATGTTTGGGTCCTATGGGGCCTCATCCCAAATGGGTGaactttaaataattattgggaaacagaaaaaaataatctcaaaattCTTAGTAGAGTAGGATTTGGTTTTGTACCTCCCATCCTATCCTACTTCAATCTCCAttagagcatctccaaaaaactctattaattttattctttaaatgtttatttacttACTTATGTGGCaaaaaagagagtgaaaaaatatgttattttctaaaaggctcttcaaatagaaataagttaatattattttaatcaaataaatattttctcaaagaaaaataaatggtaattaaagcacttctctctctctacaataaaaaaataataaaatataaattgaaaatggagAAAGCAACTctacaaatttgaaaagaaagaatcattcttatttgaaaaatcttaattgGAGTATCTTTTGGAGTCTTAAATGCTAATgttactcttcaaataagtaataaaatcttatttaaaaagacttttggagatgctcGTATATataaactagaaaatagaaccgcgctTTACGCggttttgaaaaaagaatttagtattatcctttttttttactttacacttgatgaaactgataaaaaatattaattgattttttttaagatgaggcggtcttataaaaaacaaaaaaaaactattagccagcaatacaaataaagaagcaacgcaagataaaaaataaaatgagagaatatattatagagtgattttattcattccaattgtgtgtataaaacaaaaagatgagctcttcttttatagttacataatcactccatgaaattaatgaaaaattatggatcataattcttTGTGAGATAGTGagagttatagggaagctaaaggttgctaatgggagatagtggggagactaagagatatatgttataaacatctacatttattttaataaattcataataccaccccttggatgttcattacaaagaatacgactcattaaaatctttacataattgttattgtgtaataacaatcaaattaattatgagaagatgaaaagccaaatctacaagaaaatttctctatttattaaataatagagaatatacaaagatgagaaatggtgatgccgcATCACATCATCAAGTCCcgattttttatatatatatagatatagatatttttttcaaatataatgtTGGTtgacaaattttctttttatttttacctaatataaataggctaaactaaaagaaagccttataatataattcttattcaatcttaatacattattatgctttcttttctctcttaaatattactttcaaacatttttcagCTTTGATACTATTTCAAGATATtgtttaaaacttttggagattattttaaataatttaagtattttataatatgataatgattttatttaagtctttaatttttaatttactagaattatttattcatacgTACTATAAACtaagtaaattataaattgaatgaggatgaataaattattctgCATATAGGGATTTACTATTCTCACCatactaaatttattgaagaataaggtgaaaaataaaaagcgaaatttttaatgaagtaGGGAATGGAGCATATCTCTCCACCCGCACTTCACTCCGTTGTTATCTCCAGTATTTAAGAGTAACGATAATAAGAAATAcaattaaatctatttttcaaaaattaattacctaATTGACAactttattcatttatatCCTTGATTCCTTTGCATTCAATGCGATCATAGAATCTTCATCGGACGAACCATCAAGAATTTCACGGACACAAAATACCCTACACATTGCTGGCTAGGATATTATGATAATGGGATAATAGCCAACGGCATCctcattctttaaaaattcCCAATATAAGTCataatttgatcatttgtATCAAATAAATTCCTTATTCCATTACATTGACTAGTTGACTACAAAGTACTCAAAGTATTAAAGTATGTCGTGACCAGCATAACAtaacaaaaagataatataTGTAAATTAAGAATAGgtctaacttttttttatcataatttaatattttaatttcaagcaatTAAGTGATATTTATCtgtaaaatagttaatttttacttCTACAATTACGCATTATCTCATCTCATTATTTAATGGAGAAATATTATCTCATGTAGGatgaaaaagattaaaaattacttgagtAATGTAGAATAATCcataatatatatgtaacATGAGTAATTTTCTACGTAGTCAATTCATggacttatttaattaagttagGTACAGATATATCTTTTCTTAACAATCATAAAATGATAGGGATCTTGTTGTTGTTAAcgcattaaaaattttatgattataatcCTCGTACACTCACATGTACCAACTCCAAAAGTGATACTAATATTGAATGACATTTTGTAGCAAAACAATAATACCAACTGGAATTTCATGTTATAAAAAGTGTAATAGATGAGATCCAAGTTTGAAATCAATATTAAGAAGAAGCAAGTAACATTAGGAATTGTTTACTATGGCTTATATAATTGCtataagtgtttatttaattccataagttcttttcaatttttttgtttgttgtttagttatattttaagaagaatttttaaaaattaaataagttattttacttttattagtaaaaaattaaattttgaacttttgaGAGTAGGGGTTTAAAAGttcttttaaaatgttaaactACTTAAAAAATCCTCTACTCATTTaacaatcttatttcattattttcaaaacaaaatttcaaagaacttgcctattaaaataattttataatttttaataaaaattttcattgacaaccaaacaaataatttttttttagtgaaacTTTATTAGCAAAAgctctatttaaataaattctatttgaAAAGTCATACCAAATAGATCCTAGAAACATAAGGCATATAGACATATCATATGGATTTAGTTTCAAATTTAGgtaattactaatttatataACAAATGGAACCTATAGGAAAAtagaaatttctaaaaaaaatattatcttataaatttatcaaattattaatctaCAACATTGGCCTCAAATTGGGACCGacaaaaatgattatttaatcAAAGTTAACGATTTATTGAACATCAATATATGGAGGTTCTATTGTATTTAAGAGTAACCATAATAAGAAATACGATTagatctatttttaaaaaattaatgacctAATTTACAACTTCATTCATTTATATCCTTTGTTCTTTTGCATTCAAAGCCATCGTAGATTTTGCATTCAAAGCCATCGTAGAATCTTCATGGGAGGAACCATCAAGAATTTCACGGACACAAAATACCCTACACAGGTTGGCTATGATATTGTGATAATGGGATAATAGCAACCGGCTTCCtagttctttaaaaaattccCAATATAAGATCATAATTTGATCTTTTGTTGCCAAATAAGTTCCTAAGATCATCATTTGATCATTTGTATCAAATAAACTCccaacttttattaaaatgactATAAAATCCTCAAAGTATTAAAGAATGTTTTGATCAGCATACAtaacaaaaagataatatatgtaacttaagtataaatttaacttttcaatcatattttaatatttttattccaaCCAGTGGGGAGACATTTATcagaaaaatcaataattttacttctaaaattatatattatctcATCTCATTGTTTAATAGAGAATTATACCTCACTAGGATggaaaagatttaaatattacTTGAGAAATGCAGAATAATTCCTAACGTAGTAACACGAGTAATTTTAAGCAGTCAATTCAGGGacctattaataaaattaggtaCATATATATCTTGTCTTAAGAATCATAAAACAATAGGGATCTTGTTGTTattaaagaattaagaattttatgattatattCCTCGTAGACTCACGTGTACCAACTCCCACGCCTCGTCGTACATCTCATCGACGTACATCCAACGGTTAACATCAACCGCCGACCCCACCATCCCGACAAACCAACGAAACCCACATCATCAACAACCACGTTTCCCCACCAAAATCAATGTCGTACGATCTAATAATAAGATCCTACACCTCGTGGCACTCTCTCATTGGCTGAGGCACTAAACACTCAACACGTAGTCATCCAGACAAATCAAAAACCAATTCTGTTTTTCCACATTTGGAAAAGCTCCAAAATCTTACGGCTGACCATGAGTTCCATCAACAGTGACAACAGGAGGATCGCTCGCCAAGTGTCTCGTCGAACCATCTACATGCCGCCACGTATAGAAATACCTGTGGTTGTACCCTGCCACGTTACCTTACGTGGTTCACTAGCTTACCCCATCAACCTCAATCgctactatatatattttaacaaagcATTACGTGCCTCTTTAACtccaatattattttcatttcatttttcaccAGCTTTGAGACTTTTGCTTCTCTTTATACGAATCATTCTTAGAAaccttttttgcttttattttatttctactctgtctctgtctctctctctctaaataaTGGAAGGATCATCGGACGTTGTACGAAATATTGAtagaaaatcatcaatagaaGCAGAGCCGAGGACTCTGGGTATTGATCAAATTCAATATGCAAGGGTGAGTGTACCTTTGTTGTTTCTGTTTTGTGCGGGGTGTTAGGGTTTTGGTGTTCTTGAGGGTTTGAAAATGATTGATTATTTCTGATGATAATCGTACGGTGATGATGCAGGAGGCTGCACTTTATGTGTTGCGTACGAGGAGTGTAGAAGAAGCCATGAATGTTTTCATGGAGGTGAGGGTTCAATTACTTTGCCACGTACAATCGTAATACCACCttgtgtgtgtatatgtacaagcaaaattttttcatttcgAGAAGAGAATCAATAATTCAgccacaaaaaaagaaaaaagcgatagaatattgataaaaatagtgTACAAGTCCAGCAGGGTGTATGCCAATTTTTATCGGTGTGTTTTGAGCTCTCTTTATCCTTTTTGCAtggggtaaaaaaaaaagtattatcagACAGCTAAGAGCACTTAGAGCTGCGTATGTTAATAATTTCTCATGTAATTAAAACTGCAATTTTTGCAGGCACGTGGTATTGTTGCTTTAGAATACGTTAAAGTAGCTTCAGTGAGTGATTATATTTGTTGAGATGGTACATGATGGACTGATGGTTTCtttttgcatgcatgcaaATCCTTGGATTGATGAATGATTAGAATTTGTATGTTAAGCTAATATGCATTATGCCACCTGTGCGTGTTGTTTAATTCTAGCTTTTCTTGCAAATTGAAATAGTTGTTAAATGAACTGATGGTGATAATGAATAGTTGGGATTTGATTAATTGCAGGGATCAGAAAGAGTGGAGAATGTTTCCAAGGAAAGTGACAGAACGATCGACTGCCAAGAAGAGCTTCAACGTTTAGAAGATGGACTTCGACCGCCGCCGGCATTACGGGATGTGGCGACAGCACCTTTCTAGTCTTCATCTgcttaaatttgtttcaaaaatGGAAAAGCCCTTTAACCTTCACGGCGATCATCAtcggtggcgtttgtttttttgtttgaaattttaatagacctgaattagtctgaattctgaataggtctgaatgtctgaatctgaataatatgtttgtttttttatctgaatctcaaaaataagtattaagttgtttgtttttttcaacttaaaaagctgaaaatatgtacttttacatttgtatccttattaaatttgaatgtcaaataaataatatattaaataccacaatattttaacatttataagtaaaactatatttaagtgaatacataattattttataattttaatatataaaataccataaatttcaaattttattgtatataatataagaaagaaaaaacatgaatatttttatgtggggtaaatatCTATGAGTGAGTTTTAGGATagacataaaaatttaattataaaacaaag
This window contains:
- the LOC102616913 gene encoding uncharacterized protein LOC102616913, whose translation is MEGSSDVVRNIDRKSSIEAEPRTLGIDQIQYAREAALYVLRTRSVEEAMNVFMEGSERVENVSKESDRTIDCQEELQRLEDGLRPPPALRDVATAPF